The following proteins are encoded in a genomic region of Bosea beijingensis:
- a CDS encoding alpha/beta fold hydrolase has protein sequence MPAIQTRDGYKLHVEVTGEGQPVVLIPGLGGSANFWSGIAPKLSERFRVVQFDHRGAGRSDRPVATYSVEGLAADLVDILDQLSIDSAHLVGHSTGGAIAQVMAIDHADRVNRLVLSATWDKPTLHFEALFAARLRMLEVDGPEAYARLTQLIGFPPDWIDQNPRILRDAVAAAAADLHPISVAMERLRMLFRFDRSADLDRIVAPTLVIGSRDDMIIAFGRSEALAKQIRGARLLARDGGHFFPRVDPARFVQDLAFLTESAA, from the coding sequence GTGCCCGCTATTCAGACGCGCGATGGCTACAAGCTTCATGTGGAGGTTACTGGGGAGGGGCAGCCCGTTGTCCTGATCCCTGGCCTTGGTGGGTCGGCGAATTTCTGGTCTGGTATCGCACCGAAGCTGTCCGAACGCTTTCGCGTGGTGCAGTTCGACCACCGTGGCGCCGGACGCAGCGACCGGCCGGTGGCGACCTATTCCGTCGAGGGGCTAGCCGCCGATCTGGTTGATATTCTGGACCAGCTCTCGATCGATAGCGCGCATCTTGTCGGCCATTCGACTGGTGGTGCCATCGCACAGGTCATGGCGATCGATCATGCCGATCGCGTCAATCGTTTGGTCCTGTCTGCGACATGGGACAAACCGACCCTTCACTTCGAGGCTCTCTTCGCTGCAAGGCTGAGAATGCTTGAGGTTGATGGTCCTGAAGCCTACGCGCGGCTGACCCAGTTGATCGGCTTCCCACCTGATTGGATCGATCAGAACCCCAGGATTCTTCGGGACGCGGTCGCGGCGGCCGCCGCCGACCTGCATCCCATATCGGTAGCCATGGAACGTCTACGGATGCTTTTCCGGTTTGACCGTTCTGCGGATCTGGATCGGATCGTGGCGCCAACTCTGGTCATTGGCTCGCGGGACGACATGATTATTGCCTTTGGCCGCTCGGAGGCTCTTGCGAAGCAGATTCGGGGCGCACGGCTGTTGGCGAGAGATGGAGGTCATTTTTTCCCTCGCGTCGATCCGGCCCGGTTTGTTCAGGATCTCGCATTTCTGACGGAGTCGGCGGCGTGA
- a CDS encoding 3-hydroxybutyryl-CoA dehydrogenase, whose product MSDHAIKTIGIIGAGQMGNGIAHVAAAAGFDIRLHDIAEERINAALATIDGNMARQVSKGALAEEERRAAIARIRPAVGLADLGDCDLVIEAATENEEVKRKIFTAVCPHLRSDAILASNTSSISITRLAAATDRPEHFIGIHFMNPVPLMQLVELIRGIATDDGTFERAKNLVGSLHKTVSVSEDFPAFIVNRILLPMINEAVYTLYEGVGSVEAIDTAMRLGANHPMGPLQLADFIGLDTCLSVMQVLHDGLADSKYRPCPLLVKYVEAGWLGRKTKRGFYDYRGEKPVPTR is encoded by the coding sequence ATGTCGGACCACGCGATCAAGACGATCGGCATCATCGGTGCAGGCCAGATGGGCAACGGCATCGCCCATGTCGCGGCGGCGGCCGGCTTCGATATCCGGCTGCACGACATCGCCGAGGAGCGGATCAACGCCGCGCTCGCGACGATCGACGGCAACATGGCCCGTCAGGTCTCGAAGGGCGCCCTTGCCGAGGAGGAACGCCGCGCTGCGATCGCGCGCATCCGCCCCGCCGTCGGGCTCGCCGATCTCGGCGATTGCGATCTCGTCATCGAGGCCGCGACCGAGAACGAGGAGGTCAAGCGCAAGATCTTCACGGCGGTCTGCCCGCATCTGCGCTCCGATGCGATCCTCGCCTCCAACACCTCCTCGATCTCGATCACGCGCCTCGCCGCCGCAACCGACCGGCCCGAGCACTTCATCGGCATCCATTTCATGAATCCGGTCCCGCTGATGCAGCTCGTCGAGCTGATCCGCGGCATCGCCACCGACGACGGCACCTTCGAGCGCGCCAAGAACCTCGTCGGCAGCCTGCACAAGACCGTTTCGGTCTCCGAGGATTTCCCGGCCTTCATCGTCAACCGCATCCTGCTGCCGATGATCAACGAGGCCGTCTACACGCTCTATGAGGGCGTCGGCTCGGTCGAGGCGATCGACACCGCGATGCGGCTCGGCGCCAACCATCCGATGGGCCCGCTCCAGCTCGCCGACTTCATCGGCCTCGATACCTGCCTCTCGGTGATGCAGGTGCTCCATGACGGGCTGGCCGATTCGAAATACCGCCCCTGCCCGCTGCTTGTGAAATATGTCGAGGCCGGCTGGCTCGGCCGCAAGACCAAGCGCGGTTTCTATGACTACCGCGGCGAGAAGCCGGTCCCGACCCGCTGA
- a CDS encoding cupin domain-containing protein, whose product MPIITAADENGGATMVLSPREGDNHWQPEPANGYISVRVAPKLIDMEHPIGLGTQTLPPGGFVREHAHDQNEEVLHFISGTGTAIVDGVEHAITPGTTIFVGKNRRHKFINTGSVELHWMWLIVPNGLEDFFEAIGRRKVEGGEDPTPFPRPENVLEIERRTVFAAGSEKV is encoded by the coding sequence ATGCCAATCATCACTGCTGCTGACGAAAACGGCGGCGCCACAATGGTTCTCTCGCCGCGTGAAGGCGACAATCATTGGCAGCCCGAGCCGGCAAACGGCTACATTTCGGTTCGTGTTGCGCCGAAGCTGATCGACATGGAGCACCCTATCGGATTGGGCACGCAGACCCTGCCGCCGGGAGGGTTCGTCCGCGAGCACGCGCACGACCAGAATGAAGAGGTGCTGCACTTCATTTCGGGCACGGGAACGGCGATCGTCGATGGTGTCGAGCATGCCATTACGCCAGGCACAACCATCTTCGTCGGCAAGAACCGTCGCCATAAATTCATCAATACGGGTTCGGTCGAACTGCATTGGATGTGGTTGATTGTTCCCAATGGTCTCGAAGATTTCTTCGAAGCGATCGGCCGGCGAAAGGTCGAGGGCGGGGAGGATCCTACGCCATTCCCGCGTCCCGAGAATGTGCTGGAGATTGAGCGTCGAACCGTCTTCGCCGCTGGTAGCGAGAAAGTCTGA
- a CDS encoding SDR family oxidoreductase, with the protein MRFENKVAIITGAAAGIGAATARQFAAEGAKVVVADWDGEGAKAIAAEIGPSALAVTVDVRNSAAVDQMVMATLDAFGRIDVLVNNAGKGSLGDVVTIAEEDWDDIVSINLKSVYLCSKFVIPVMRKAGGGAIVNTASNVAHVGIRERAAYVAAKGGVDALTRAMALDHAKDNIRVNAVAPGVIWSKYYERMLTQVPDPDAFVAGLKARSPLNQMGKPEDISSIILWLASDDAVFATGSTFTVDGGMTAQ; encoded by the coding sequence ATGCGTTTCGAGAATAAAGTCGCGATCATCACGGGCGCTGCAGCCGGCATCGGTGCTGCCACCGCGCGCCAGTTTGCAGCCGAGGGTGCGAAGGTCGTCGTCGCAGACTGGGATGGGGAGGGCGCCAAAGCCATTGCTGCCGAGATCGGGCCTTCAGCGCTTGCTGTCACGGTGGACGTTCGGAATTCAGCCGCAGTAGACCAGATGGTCATGGCCACGCTTGATGCATTCGGCCGGATTGACGTGCTGGTAAACAATGCTGGCAAGGGCTCATTGGGCGATGTGGTGACGATCGCTGAGGAAGATTGGGACGATATCGTCTCTATCAATCTGAAAAGCGTCTATCTTTGCTCGAAATTCGTCATCCCCGTCATGCGCAAGGCCGGCGGTGGTGCGATCGTCAACACCGCCTCGAATGTCGCTCATGTAGGAATTCGTGAGCGCGCTGCTTATGTGGCAGCCAAGGGCGGCGTCGACGCTCTGACCAGAGCGATGGCCCTGGACCACGCGAAGGACAATATCCGGGTGAACGCGGTTGCCCCGGGGGTTATCTGGTCCAAATACTACGAGCGCATGCTGACGCAGGTACCTGATCCTGATGCTTTCGTCGCCGGTCTCAAGGCGCGCTCGCCCCTGAACCAGATGGGCAAACCCGAGGATATCTCGTCGATCATCCTCTGGCTCGCTTCGGACGACGCCGTCTTCGCTACTGGGTCCACGTTCACCGTGGACGGCGGCATGACCGCTCAATAG
- a CDS encoding aspartate dehydrogenase codes for MKNPVRLALIGYGAMARALQQRLAHGTPTLDVGAVLVQETGVVEPPLLEFSRIDQLLDWRPTLVAECAGHSAVTDVVPHLLGAGIDVVIASVGALSDDRLLSHLMQASQDGGGRLIVPSGAVGGLDALRAARDTGLDRVVYTGKKPPRAWAETPASDAFDLDAIVSPTTIFEGSAREAARLYPKNANVTAAVALAGAGFDDTTVRLLADPTADRNEHEISARGAFGEINIRLRNVPLPENPKTSMLAALSLELEVRRVAQVLAL; via the coding sequence GTGAAAAACCCTGTCCGACTGGCACTCATTGGCTACGGTGCGATGGCCCGGGCCCTCCAGCAAAGGTTGGCTCATGGCACGCCAACCCTGGATGTGGGGGCGGTGCTCGTTCAGGAGACTGGCGTCGTCGAGCCGCCTTTGCTTGAATTCTCTCGCATTGATCAGCTGCTGGACTGGCGGCCGACACTCGTCGCCGAGTGCGCCGGGCACTCAGCTGTCACCGATGTTGTTCCCCATCTCTTGGGGGCTGGTATTGACGTTGTAATCGCGTCGGTAGGAGCCTTGTCGGACGACCGGCTGCTATCGCACCTGATGCAAGCCTCCCAAGACGGTGGTGGACGATTGATCGTGCCTTCTGGGGCGGTCGGTGGGCTCGACGCGCTTCGCGCTGCTCGCGACACAGGCCTCGATCGCGTCGTCTATACGGGGAAAAAGCCACCGCGCGCTTGGGCTGAGACACCAGCGTCGGATGCGTTCGATCTCGATGCGATCGTTTCACCGACGACAATTTTCGAGGGGTCTGCGCGAGAGGCGGCCAGGCTTTATCCCAAGAATGCCAATGTGACTGCAGCAGTCGCTCTAGCCGGAGCGGGCTTCGACGATACGACAGTCCGGCTGCTTGCCGATCCAACGGCGGATCGCAACGAGCACGAAATCAGTGCGCGCGGGGCTTTCGGAGAGATCAACATCCGGCTGCGCAACGTACCCCTGCCTGAAAACCCCAAGACGTCGATGCTCGCCGCACTCAGCCTTGAGCTGGAAGTGCGCCGAGTTGCCCAAGTTTTAGCTCTCTGA
- the htpG gene encoding molecular chaperone HtpG, which yields MTAATTEHRSFEADVSRLLHMMVHSVYSDRDVFLRELISNAADACEKLRYEAIARPELLGDEPKLAITISADAEAAKLIIADNGIGMSRDEMIEALGTIARSGTRNFMERVAAAEGKEGAQLIGQFGVGFYSAFMVAGEVEVISRRAGSDEAWAWSSNGKGEFIVAPVAEDDIPSRGTKVTLQLLDDAKTYAERWTLERIVREQSGHVPVPITLIEKPGAEATTLADGAALWTKPKGQISKEDYADFYRGVAGQYDEPAATIHFRAEGLHEYTALAFVPGARPFDLFDADRKGRIKLYVKRVFITDEAELMPRYLRFVRGIVDTTDLPLNVSREMIQDSPLLGAIKKGVTNRVLSDLTKLTDQDADAFAKIWENFGAVIKEGLYEDYERRAQLLGLARFRSTASGEGLRSLKDYVGSLKENQTAIYYIAGDDAGRIASSPQLEGFRARGIEVLLLSDPVDSFWASAAPEFEGKPFKSATQGSADLGLIPLLDGVAPPSSEISEEIASLLASMKETLANEVADVRSSDRLTDSAVCLVASDKGPDRQFERLLSAAGRIDSAAKPILEVNPRHTMVTALAAVKEDALRTDIAHLLLDTARVLDGERPADAGGFADRLGRVIAKSLGS from the coding sequence ATGACCGCCGCGACCACCGAGCACCGCAGCTTTGAAGCTGACGTCTCCCGCCTTCTGCATATGATGGTTCACTCGGTCTATTCGGACCGAGACGTCTTCCTTCGGGAGCTCATCTCAAACGCCGCGGACGCCTGCGAAAAGCTGCGCTATGAGGCGATCGCCAGGCCGGAACTTCTCGGCGACGAACCTAAGCTCGCGATTACAATTTCCGCTGATGCCGAGGCAGCCAAACTGATCATCGCCGATAATGGCATCGGCATGAGCCGCGACGAGATGATCGAGGCTCTGGGGACGATCGCCCGATCGGGCACGCGCAACTTCATGGAGCGCGTCGCGGCCGCAGAGGGCAAGGAAGGCGCTCAGCTCATCGGTCAGTTCGGCGTCGGCTTCTACTCGGCTTTCATGGTCGCGGGAGAGGTCGAGGTCATCAGCCGTCGCGCGGGTAGCGACGAGGCCTGGGCCTGGTCGTCGAATGGCAAGGGTGAGTTCATCGTGGCGCCGGTCGCGGAGGACGACATCCCTTCTCGCGGCACTAAGGTGACGCTGCAGTTGCTAGACGACGCCAAGACCTATGCGGAGCGCTGGACGCTGGAGCGTATCGTCAGGGAGCAGTCTGGCCATGTCCCGGTCCCGATCACGCTGATTGAGAAGCCTGGAGCGGAGGCCACAACGCTTGCGGACGGCGCGGCGCTTTGGACCAAGCCGAAAGGACAGATCTCGAAGGAGGACTACGCCGACTTCTATCGCGGTGTTGCCGGACAATATGACGAGCCCGCTGCCACGATCCATTTTCGCGCGGAAGGCCTGCACGAATATACCGCGCTAGCCTTCGTACCGGGCGCCCGACCATTCGACCTCTTCGACGCCGACCGCAAGGGCCGGATCAAGCTTTATGTGAAGCGCGTCTTCATCACGGACGAAGCCGAGTTGATGCCGCGCTACCTGCGGTTCGTTCGCGGCATCGTCGACACGACCGATCTCCCGCTGAATGTCTCTCGCGAGATGATCCAGGATAGCCCCCTGCTCGGCGCCATCAAGAAAGGCGTGACCAATCGGGTGCTGTCCGACCTGACCAAACTCACGGACCAGGACGCAGACGCCTTCGCGAAGATCTGGGAGAACTTCGGCGCTGTCATCAAGGAAGGCCTTTACGAGGATTACGAGCGCCGCGCACAGCTGCTCGGCCTCGCGCGGTTCCGGAGCACCGCCTCAGGTGAGGGTTTGCGCAGCCTCAAGGACTATGTTGGCAGTCTCAAGGAGAACCAGACGGCGATCTACTATATCGCCGGCGATGATGCCGGCCGGATTGCGTCCTCGCCACAGCTCGAAGGGTTCCGTGCGCGTGGCATCGAGGTGCTGCTACTTTCCGATCCGGTGGACAGCTTCTGGGCCTCTGCTGCGCCTGAATTCGAAGGGAAGCCCTTCAAGTCGGCAACGCAAGGTTCGGCCGATCTCGGTCTGATTCCGCTTCTCGACGGTGTTGCACCACCCTCATCGGAAATCAGCGAGGAGATCGCATCCCTACTCGCCTCGATGAAAGAAACCTTGGCGAACGAAGTCGCAGATGTCCGATCCTCCGATCGGCTGACCGACAGCGCGGTATGCCTTGTTGCGTCGGACAAGGGCCCGGATCGTCAATTCGAACGCCTGCTCAGCGCAGCTGGCCGCATCGACAGTGCGGCCAAGCCAATCCTCGAGGTGAACCCACGCCATACGATGGTCACGGCCCTCGCGGCGGTGAAGGAAGATGCGTTGCGCACTGACATCGCTCATCTGCTCCTTGATACCGCACGCGTCCTGGACGGCGAGCGCCCAGCCGATGCAGGCGGATTCGCCGATCGGCTCGGCCGCGTGATCGCGAAAAGCCTCGGCAGTTAA
- a CDS encoding electron transfer flavoprotein subunit alpha/FixB family protein, with translation MTTLLIAEHDNASIKDATAKALTAAAKLGGPVHILVAGQGSKGAADAAAKLTGVEKVLLADDAAYGHALAEPLAALIVKLAGAYDAIAAPSTTTGKNVLPRVAALLDVMQVSDVSAIVSPDTFERPVYAGNAIQTVQSTDAKKLLTIRTASFAAAGEGGSAPVESVSAAENSGNSSFKGEEVAKSDRPELASAKIIISGGRALASAENFGKVIEPVADKLGAAMGASRAAVDAGYAPNDWQVGQTGKVVAPELYIAVGISGAIQHLAGMKDSKVIVAINKDEEAPIFQIADYGLVGDLFTVLPELDAELAKAGK, from the coding sequence ATGACCACGTTGCTGATCGCCGAACACGACAACGCCTCGATCAAGGACGCCACCGCCAAGGCGCTGACCGCTGCCGCCAAGCTCGGCGGACCGGTCCACATCCTCGTCGCCGGCCAGGGCTCGAAGGGCGCGGCCGATGCCGCCGCCAAGCTCACCGGCGTCGAGAAGGTGCTGCTCGCCGATGACGCGGCTTACGGCCATGCGCTGGCCGAGCCGCTGGCGGCGCTGATCGTCAAGCTCGCGGGGGCTTACGACGCCATCGCCGCCCCCTCGACCACCACCGGCAAGAACGTGCTGCCGCGCGTCGCCGCCCTGCTCGACGTGATGCAGGTCTCGGATGTCAGCGCGATCGTCTCGCCCGATACGTTCGAGCGCCCGGTCTATGCCGGCAATGCCATCCAGACCGTGCAGTCGACCGACGCCAAGAAGCTGCTCACCATCCGCACGGCCTCCTTCGCGGCGGCAGGCGAAGGCGGCTCGGCCCCGGTCGAGAGCGTCTCGGCCGCCGAGAACTCCGGCAACTCGTCCTTCAAGGGCGAGGAGGTCGCGAAGTCCGACCGTCCGGAGCTGGCCTCGGCCAAGATCATCATCTCGGGCGGCCGCGCGCTGGCCTCGGCCGAGAATTTCGGCAAGGTGATCGAGCCTGTCGCCGACAAGCTCGGCGCCGCGATGGGCGCCTCGCGCGCCGCGGTCGATGCCGGCTACGCTCCCAACGACTGGCAGGTCGGCCAGACCGGCAAGGTCGTCGCCCCCGAGCTCTACATCGCGGTCGGCATCTCCGGCGCGATCCAGCATCTCGCCGGCATGAAGGACTCCAAGGTCATCGTCGCCATCAACAAGGACGAGGAAGCGCCGATCTTCCAGATCGCCGATTACGGCCTCGTCGGCGACCTCTTTACCGTCCTGCCGGAGCTCGACGCAGAACTCGCCAAAGCCGGCAAGTAA
- a CDS encoding HNH endonuclease, producing MHPMASPDGCPALVLNADFRPLSYYPLSLWSWQDAIKAVFMDRVNIVSEYDTVVRSPSFDMRLPSVVSLKSYIKPSRTPAFTRFNVFLRDRFACQYCNTREELTFDHVIPRSKGGLTTWENVVAACSPCNLRKGDKMPAAVEMFPAQKPYAPTVNDLHRNGKLFPPNYLHESWLDYLYWDSELEP from the coding sequence ATGCATCCGATGGCATCGCCGGACGGCTGTCCGGCCTTGGTGCTGAACGCCGATTTCCGGCCGCTCAGCTACTATCCCCTGTCGCTGTGGAGCTGGCAGGACGCGATCAAGGCGGTCTTCATGGACCGCGTCAACATCGTCTCCGAATACGACACCGTGGTCCGCAGCCCGAGCTTCGACATGCGGCTGCCCTCGGTGGTCTCGCTCAAGAGTTATATCAAGCCCTCGCGCACCCCCGCCTTCACCCGCTTCAACGTCTTCCTGCGCGATCGCTTCGCCTGCCAGTACTGCAATACGCGCGAGGAGCTGACCTTCGACCACGTCATACCGCGCTCCAAGGGCGGCCTGACCACCTGGGAGAACGTCGTTGCCGCCTGCTCGCCCTGCAACCTGCGCAAGGGCGACAAGATGCCGGCCGCTGTCGAGATGTTTCCCGCCCAGAAGCCCTATGCGCCGACCGTCAACGACCTCCACCGCAACGGCAAGCTCTTCCCGCCGAACTACCTGCACGAGAGCTGGCTGGACTATCTCTACTGGGATTCCGAGCTGGAGCCGTAA
- a CDS encoding proline racemase family protein — MRFSRMINVVGVHAEGELNEVITGGVIDVPGKTMFEKARHLETKGDELRQFLLHEPRGKVTQCVNLVLPSQHPEADAGYIIMESASYPPMSGSNTICTVTALLETGMLPMVEPVTEVTLEAPGGLIRVRAECEGGRVKNVTFRNVPCFVFGLDIPIEVEGLGTVKVDAAYGGMNYVLVDAASVGFAIDPSEARDLVTIGEKIKAAAAIQIPAVHPENPEIHTINQTLFAGPLERNAGGCTSKNTVIVSPGRLDRSPCGTGTSARLAVLHARGQVKQGETFVHRSIIDTEFRGRIEETVDVGGLAGIVPSITGRAWITAFHQYVLDPTDPFPVGYRIGDTWPVET; from the coding sequence ATGCGCTTCAGCCGTATGATCAACGTCGTCGGTGTCCATGCCGAAGGCGAACTCAACGAGGTTATCACCGGTGGCGTCATCGACGTTCCGGGCAAAACGATGTTCGAGAAGGCTCGTCACCTGGAAACGAAGGGCGACGAGCTTCGGCAATTCCTCCTCCACGAACCGCGGGGGAAGGTCACCCAGTGCGTCAACCTCGTGCTGCCGTCCCAGCATCCGGAAGCGGATGCCGGCTACATCATCATGGAGTCGGCGTCCTATCCGCCAATGTCCGGCTCCAACACAATCTGCACAGTGACCGCGCTGCTCGAAACCGGAATGCTTCCGATGGTCGAGCCGGTCACCGAAGTTACCCTCGAGGCACCTGGCGGCCTCATCCGCGTGCGGGCCGAGTGTGAAGGCGGGCGGGTCAAGAACGTCACTTTCCGCAACGTCCCGTGCTTCGTTTTCGGACTCGACATCCCGATCGAGGTCGAAGGGCTCGGCACGGTCAAGGTGGATGCGGCCTACGGCGGCATGAACTATGTCTTGGTCGATGCCGCGTCGGTTGGTTTTGCGATCGATCCGTCCGAGGCACGTGACCTCGTCACGATCGGCGAGAAGATCAAGGCTGCGGCCGCTATCCAGATTCCGGCGGTCCATCCTGAGAATCCGGAAATCCACACGATCAATCAGACGCTGTTCGCTGGCCCTCTTGAGAGGAATGCAGGTGGCTGCACGTCGAAGAATACGGTGATCGTTTCACCTGGCCGCCTGGATCGGTCGCCTTGCGGGACCGGAACCAGTGCGCGTCTGGCCGTCCTCCACGCGCGCGGGCAGGTCAAGCAGGGCGAAACATTCGTCCATCGCTCGATCATCGATACGGAGTTCCGCGGTCGGATCGAAGAAACAGTCGATGTCGGCGGGCTCGCCGGCATCGTTCCAAGCATCACCGGTCGGGCCTGGATTACTGCGTTTCACCAATACGTGCTTGATCCCACAGATCCCTTCCCTGTCGGCTACCGGATCGGGGATACCTGGCCGGTCGAGACCTAA
- a CDS encoding electron transfer flavoprotein subunit beta/FixA family protein: protein MKILVPVKRVVDYNVKIRVKADGSGVELANVKMSMNPFDEIAVEEALRLKEAGKATEVVVVSIGPAQAAETIRTGLAMGADRGILVKVEGIVEPLAVAKLLKKVVEQEGPGLVILGKQAIDDDCNQTGQMLAALLGWGQGTFASKVELAADSVDVTREVDGGLQTVTLKLPAIVTTDLRLNEPRYASLPNIMKAKKKPLDETTAEALGVDVAPRLKVLKTVEPAGRSAGVKVANAAELVSKLKTAGVI from the coding sequence ATGAAGATCTTGGTGCCCGTCAAGCGGGTTGTCGATTACAACGTGAAGATCCGCGTGAAGGCGGACGGGTCGGGCGTCGAGCTCGCGAACGTCAAGATGTCGATGAACCCGTTCGACGAGATCGCCGTCGAGGAGGCCCTGCGCCTCAAGGAAGCCGGCAAGGCGACCGAGGTGGTCGTGGTTTCGATCGGCCCGGCGCAGGCTGCCGAGACGATCCGCACCGGCCTCGCCATGGGCGCCGATCGCGGCATCCTGGTGAAGGTCGAGGGCATCGTCGAGCCGCTCGCCGTCGCCAAGCTCCTGAAGAAGGTCGTCGAGCAGGAAGGCCCCGGCCTCGTCATCCTCGGCAAGCAGGCGATCGACGACGATTGCAACCAGACCGGCCAGATGCTCGCCGCGCTGCTCGGCTGGGGCCAGGGCACGTTCGCTTCCAAGGTCGAGCTGGCCGCGGATTCGGTCGACGTCACCCGCGAGGTCGATGGCGGCCTGCAGACGGTGACGCTCAAGCTCCCCGCGATCGTCACGACGGACCTGCGCCTGAACGAGCCGCGCTATGCCTCGCTGCCGAACATCATGAAGGCGAAGAAGAAGCCGCTCGACGAGACCACGGCCGAAGCGCTCGGCGTCGATGTCGCGCCGCGTCTCAAGGTGCTGAAGACGGTCGAGCCCGCCGGCCGCTCCGCCGGCGTCAAGGTGGCCAATGCCGCCGAACTCGTCTCCAAGCTCAAGACCGCCGGGGTGATCTGA
- a CDS encoding substrate-binding domain-containing protein, producing the protein MVETKPAPKRGVFRVAEDAGVSIATVSRTFNEPDLVREDVRKRVIKAAAAVGYVPNSAAKALRLQRTHIVGAVIPTLDHAIYARLVNAFQASLAKAGYTVVVLTVGFDNAHILPAVMQVVERGAEALMVVGKVEDENLLNFLRIKGTPWVQTYSFTPGAAQPAIGFDNKAAISQPIDHLLALGHERLAMISGPLKGNDRQLARVAAFREALGKNGLSEDAPVIEKAYSLADGIEAMKELHASHPDVTAVVCSSDILAFGVLHACRQLGIRVPEDLSVTGFDDLDFAALMDPPLTTVVIGAEEMGRLAGESIAGALDEQRALRPVCLPTTLAIRSSTGRPKA; encoded by the coding sequence ATGGTTGAAACAAAGCCTGCGCCCAAACGAGGGGTCTTCCGTGTCGCGGAAGATGCTGGCGTTTCGATCGCGACGGTATCGCGTACATTCAACGAGCCGGACCTGGTCCGTGAGGATGTCCGCAAACGTGTTATCAAGGCGGCGGCGGCCGTCGGCTATGTTCCCAATTCTGCGGCCAAAGCGCTGCGACTGCAACGGACCCATATTGTGGGCGCCGTCATTCCGACGCTCGATCACGCGATCTATGCTCGACTGGTCAATGCATTTCAGGCCAGCCTCGCCAAGGCGGGCTACACTGTCGTCGTTCTGACGGTCGGCTTTGATAACGCGCACATCCTGCCGGCGGTCATGCAAGTCGTCGAGCGTGGTGCCGAAGCCCTCATGGTCGTCGGCAAGGTCGAAGATGAGAATCTGCTGAATTTTCTGCGGATCAAGGGCACGCCCTGGGTGCAGACCTACTCCTTCACGCCGGGCGCGGCGCAACCAGCGATCGGGTTCGACAACAAAGCTGCGATCTCTCAGCCGATCGATCATCTGTTGGCGCTCGGGCACGAGCGGTTGGCCATGATCTCGGGGCCGTTGAAGGGCAATGACCGGCAATTGGCCCGTGTGGCAGCCTTCCGAGAGGCGCTTGGGAAAAATGGCCTGAGCGAAGACGCGCCGGTTATCGAGAAGGCCTACTCATTGGCTGACGGCATCGAGGCGATGAAGGAACTGCACGCCAGTCATCCAGACGTAACTGCCGTGGTCTGCAGCAGCGACATCCTCGCGTTCGGTGTTCTTCACGCATGCCGGCAACTCGGTATCCGGGTGCCTGAGGATCTGTCTGTGACAGGCTTCGACGATCTCGATTTTGCTGCGCTGATGGATCCACCGCTGACAACGGTCGTGATCGGCGCAGAGGAAATGGGCAGGCTGGCAGGCGAGAGCATCGCCGGAGCTCTCGATGAGCAGCGTGCCCTAAGGCCGGTCTGCCTGCCCACTACGCTGGCGATCCGCAGTTCCACCGGGCGGCCAAAAGCTTAA